Proteins co-encoded in one Pogoniulus pusillus isolate bPogPus1 chromosome 15, bPogPus1.pri, whole genome shotgun sequence genomic window:
- the MAFF gene encoding transcription factor MafF — MAAEGLSSKALKVKRELGENTPLLSDEELMGLSVRELNHHLRGLSKEEVARLKQRRRTLKNRGYAASCRVKRVCQKEELQKQKMELEWEVDKLARENAAMRLELDTLRGKYEALQGFARTVATHGPSTKVATASVITIVKSGANQAAYS, encoded by the exons atggctgcagaggggctctCCAGCAAGGCCCTGAAG GTGAAGCgggagctgggggagaacaCACCGCTGCTGTCAGATGAGGAGCTAATGGGGCTGTCAGTGCGGGAGCTCAACCACCACCTGCGAGGTCTCTCCAAGGAGGAGGTTGCCAGGCTGAAGCAGCGTCGGCGGACGCTGAAGAACCGGGGTTACGCTGCCAGCTGCCGGGTGAAGCGTGTCTGCcagaaggaagagctgcagaagcagaagatgGAGTTGGAGTGGGAAGTGGACAAGCTAGCCCGGGAAAATGCTGCCATGCGCCTGGAGCTTGACACCCTCCGTGGCAAGtatgaggctctgcagggcttCGCCCGTACTGTGGCCACCCATGGGCCCTCCACCAAGGTAGCCACCGCCAGTGTCATCACCATCGTCAAGTCTGGTGCCAACCAGGCTGCCTACTCCTAG